One window from the genome of Pseudomonas fluorescens encodes:
- a CDS encoding addiction module antidote protein gives MSQHLTTFDMAALLDSDEAISEYLSQVLADGDSEEFLRAIGYVAKARGVAQIAKDSGMGRESLYKAFAPGSKPRFDTVLKVIHALGIDLHAQPGHAANHSPV, from the coding sequence ATGAGCCAACACCTGACGACATTTGACATGGCCGCACTACTCGATAGCGACGAAGCGATCAGTGAATACCTTTCCCAGGTGTTGGCTGATGGTGACAGCGAGGAGTTTCTCCGAGCGATCGGCTATGTAGCCAAGGCCCGAGGCGTGGCGCAGATCGCTAAAGACTCCGGCATGGGACGAGAAAGCTTGTACAAGGCGTTCGCCCCCGGATCAAAACCGAGATTCGATACCGTACTCAAGGTCATTCATGCGCTAGGCATCGATCTTCATGCGCAGCCTGGGCATGCGGCTAATCATTCACCTGTCTGA
- the dapA gene encoding 4-hydroxy-tetrahydrodipicolinate synthase, translating to MIAGSMVALVTPMDAQGHLDWASLSKLVDFHLENGTHAIVAVGTTGESATLDVNEHIEVIRAVVKQVNGRIPVIAGTGANSTREAVELTRNAKEAGADACLLVVPYYNKPTQEGLYQHFKHIAEAVDIPQILYNVPGRTSCDMQAETVIRLSTVPNIIGIKEATGDMKRAKAILDGVSKDFIVLSGDDPTAVELILLGGKGNISVTANVAPREMADLCEAALKGDAETARAINEKLMPLHKDLFIEANPIPVKWALVEMGLMHEGIRLPLTWLSTPCHEPLRQALRQSGVLV from the coding sequence ATGATTGCGGGCAGTATGGTGGCACTGGTCACACCCATGGATGCACAAGGGCATCTTGACTGGGCCAGCCTCAGCAAACTCGTGGACTTCCACCTTGAGAACGGCACCCATGCCATTGTCGCCGTCGGTACCACCGGCGAGTCGGCAACCCTCGACGTCAATGAGCACATCGAAGTCATCCGTGCCGTGGTCAAGCAGGTCAACGGTCGCATCCCCGTCATCGCCGGTACTGGCGCCAACTCGACTCGCGAAGCCGTCGAGCTGACCCGCAACGCCAAGGAAGCCGGTGCCGACGCCTGCCTGCTGGTCGTCCCGTACTACAACAAGCCGACCCAGGAAGGCCTGTACCAGCACTTCAAGCACATTGCCGAAGCCGTCGACATCCCGCAGATTCTCTATAACGTTCCCGGCCGCACCTCCTGCGACATGCAGGCCGAGACCGTGATCCGCCTGTCCACTGTGCCGAACATCATCGGCATCAAGGAAGCCACCGGCGACATGAAGCGCGCCAAGGCCATCCTCGATGGCGTGAGCAAGGACTTCATCGTGCTGTCCGGGGATGATCCGACAGCGGTCGAGCTGATCCTGCTGGGTGGCAAGGGCAACATCTCCGTCACCGCCAACGTTGCCCCGCGCGAAATGGCCGACCTGTGCGAGGCCGCGCTCAAGGGCGACGCCGAGACCGCACGGGCCATCAACGAAAAACTGATGCCGTTGCACAAGGACCTGTTCATCGAGGCCAACCCGATTCCGGTGAAGTGGGCCTTGGTCGAAATGGGCCTGATGCACGAAGGCATCCGCTTGCCACTGACCTGGCTGAGCACCCCCTGTCACGAACCGCTGCGGCAGGCCCTGCGCCAGTCCGGCGTCCTGGTTTAA
- a CDS encoding peroxiredoxin, with protein MAVAVDQPVTDFQAPATSGQTISLAALKGKQVVIYFYPKDSTPGCTTEGQGFRDQYAQFQAANTEVFGVSRDSLKSHENFKCKQEFPFELISDKDEAVCQLFDVIKLKKLYGKEYLGVDRSTFLIDKNGVLRQEWRGVKVPGHVDAVLAAAQALNKG; from the coding sequence ATGGCCGTTGCCGTCGACCAGCCGGTTACCGATTTCCAGGCGCCCGCCACCAGCGGGCAGACCATCAGCCTCGCCGCCCTCAAGGGCAAGCAGGTGGTGATCTATTTCTACCCCAAGGACAGCACTCCCGGTTGCACCACCGAAGGCCAGGGCTTTCGCGATCAGTACGCGCAATTCCAGGCTGCCAACACCGAAGTGTTCGGCGTCTCCCGGGACAGCCTCAAGTCCCACGAGAACTTCAAGTGCAAGCAGGAGTTCCCGTTCGAACTGATCAGCGACAAGGACGAGGCGGTCTGCCAGCTGTTCGACGTGATCAAGCTGAAAAAGCTCTACGGCAAGGAATACCTGGGCGTTGACCGCAGCACCTTCCTGATCGACAAGAACGGCGTGCTGCGCCAGGAATGGCGTGGCGTGAAGGTGCCGGGGCATGTGGATGCGGTGTTGGCGGCGGCCCAGGCGCTCAACAAGGGCTGA
- a CDS encoding MucB/RseB C-terminal domain-containing protein, translated as MRAIPLFTLLLGGWCAIPAHADEAQDWLSRLSQAEQQQSFQGTFVYERNGSFSTHNIWHRVQDGKVRERLLQLDGSAQEVLRIDGHTQCVSGSLIAGLGNTPDGTSRALDPQKLKNWYDLAVIGKSRVAGRQAVIVALTPKDQHRYGFELHLDKETGLPLKSLLLNDKGQLLERFQFTRLNVAVPTDGDLQASAECKAVAQEPGKAVAVKAAWHSDWLPPGFELTSSAMRKDPDTQIQVSSLMYDDGLARFSVFLEPLNGANATDTRTQLGPTAAVSRRLTTPQGEMMVTVVGEIPIGTAERIALSMRSDVTATQ; from the coding sequence TTGCGCGCCATACCTCTATTCACGCTTCTGCTTGGTGGCTGGTGTGCGATTCCAGCCCATGCCGATGAGGCTCAGGACTGGTTGAGTCGCCTGAGTCAAGCCGAGCAACAGCAGAGCTTCCAGGGCACTTTCGTTTACGAGCGCAACGGTAGTTTTTCTACGCATAACATCTGGCATCGCGTCCAGGATGGCAAGGTCCGCGAGCGGTTACTCCAGCTCGACGGCTCGGCACAGGAAGTCCTGCGCATTGATGGGCATACTCAATGCGTCAGCGGCTCCTTGATCGCGGGGTTGGGCAATACGCCGGACGGCACTTCACGTGCGCTCGATCCGCAAAAACTCAAGAATTGGTATGACCTTGCCGTCATAGGCAAGTCGCGCGTGGCCGGGCGTCAAGCGGTCATCGTGGCGTTGACGCCCAAGGACCAGCATCGTTATGGCTTCGAGCTGCACCTGGACAAAGAGACCGGCCTGCCGCTCAAGTCCTTGTTGCTCAACGACAAGGGCCAGTTGCTCGAACGTTTCCAGTTCACTCGCCTGAACGTCGCCGTGCCCACGGACGGTGACCTGCAAGCCAGCGCCGAATGCAAGGCTGTCGCGCAGGAACCCGGCAAGGCCGTTGCGGTGAAAGCCGCCTGGCACTCGGACTGGTTGCCGCCCGGCTTTGAACTGACCAGCAGTGCCATGCGCAAGGACCCGGACACCCAGATCCAGGTCAGCAGCTTGATGTACGACGATGGCTTGGCGCGCTTCTCGGTGTTCCTGGAGCCGTTGAACGGTGCCAACGCCACCGATACCCGTACTCAACTCGGTCCGACGGCTGCCGTCTCCCGCAGACTCACCACGCCCCAAGGCGAAATGATGGTCACGGTGGTCGGCGAGATTCCTATCGGTACGGCGGAACGGATCGCGCTTTCCATGCGCTCCGACGTCACTGCGACTCAATAG
- the bamC gene encoding outer membrane protein assembly factor BamC, translating into MKRMAGLSALALIISSTSGCGWIWGPEGYFRDRGSDYLQAQQTAPMQLPQDVNIAKRLDPLLPIPRNVADDSVKGEYIVPRPQPLSAVADASDYTLQKSGDSSWVMGQHPPAEVWPVAIQFFQDNGFRLDEQRPQTGEFTTTWQRSDELSAAMAKRLSAAGVAADSETRVRVRIEPGVQRNTSEIYVVSAERPAGSTADVAFTNRSVNTGLDAALVDDMLASMSRTAEQGGSVSMLASKEFDAPSRVSLSEDGSGNPVLNVGSDLDRAWSSVGRALEQGEWRVEDINRSLGLYYINLAEKAEKKDDKPGFFSGLFGSKPDKEEIEARAERYQVRLSKVGESVQVTVEKNINTVAPADVARKVLSVIQDNLG; encoded by the coding sequence ATGAAGCGAATGGCCGGACTTTCCGCACTTGCCTTGATTATCTCCAGCACCAGCGGCTGCGGATGGATCTGGGGGCCGGAAGGTTACTTCCGCGACCGTGGTAGCGATTACCTGCAAGCGCAACAGACTGCACCGATGCAACTGCCGCAAGACGTCAACATCGCCAAGCGCCTGGATCCGCTGCTGCCGATTCCGCGCAACGTCGCGGACGACAGCGTCAAGGGCGAGTACATCGTTCCACGTCCGCAGCCGCTGTCGGCCGTGGCCGACGCCAGCGACTACACCCTGCAGAAGAGTGGCGATTCCAGCTGGGTCATGGGCCAGCATCCGCCAGCCGAAGTCTGGCCGGTGGCGATCCAGTTCTTCCAGGACAACGGTTTCCGCCTGGACGAACAGCGCCCGCAAACCGGCGAGTTCACCACCACCTGGCAGCGCTCCGATGAACTGTCCGCCGCCATGGCCAAGCGCCTGAGCGCCGCCGGTGTCGCGGCCGACAGCGAAACCCGCGTGCGGGTGCGTATCGAGCCGGGCGTGCAGCGCAACACCAGTGAAATCTACGTGGTCAGCGCCGAGCGTCCTGCCGGCAGCACCGCCGACGTGGCCTTCACCAACCGTTCGGTCAATACCGGCCTCGACGCTGCCCTGGTGGACGACATGCTTGCCAGCATGAGTCGTACCGCGGAGCAGGGCGGTTCGGTCTCGATGCTGGCGTCCAAGGAATTCGATGCGCCGAGCCGCGTCAGCCTGAGCGAAGACGGCAGCGGCAACCCGGTGCTCAACGTCGGCTCCGACCTGGACCGTGCCTGGTCGAGCGTTGGCCGTGCGCTGGAACAGGGTGAGTGGCGCGTTGAGGACATCAACCGCAGCCTGGGCCTGTACTACATCAACCTCGCCGAGAAGGCCGAGAAGAAAGACGACAAGCCCGGCTTCTTCAGCGGCCTGTTCGGCAGCAAGCCGGACAAGGAAGAGATCGAAGCCCGCGCCGAGCGTTACCAGGTTCGCCTGAGCAAGGTCGGCGAAAGCGTCCAGGTCACTGTCGAGAAGAACATCAACACCGTGGCGCCGGCCGATGTGGCCCGCAAGGTATTGAGCGTGATTCAGGATAACCTGGGCTGA
- a CDS encoding AI-2E family transporter, whose product MFKVLRDWIQRYFSDEEAVVLAVLLFLAFTAVLTLGGMLAPVLAGMVLAYLMQGLVTTLERLRLPGTAAVGLVFALFMGVLVVFIVVIVPLLWHQLVTLFNELPGMLAKWQSLLLLLPERYPHLVSDEQVLQTIEVVRGEIGKFGQWALTFSLSSLPLLVNIMIYLVLVPILVFFFLKDREMIGRWVRGYLPRERALITRVAQEMNRQIANYIRGKVIEIFICGGVTYIGFVTMGLNYAALLALLVGISVVVPYVGTVVVTVPVALIALFQWGWSDQFIYLMAVYGIIQTLDGNVLVPLLFSEAVNLHPVAIICAVLLFGGLWGFWGVFFAIPLATLFKAVLDAWPSKEPVVAPLL is encoded by the coding sequence ATGTTCAAAGTGTTACGCGATTGGATTCAGCGCTACTTCTCCGATGAAGAGGCGGTGGTTCTGGCAGTGCTGCTGTTCCTGGCGTTTACCGCCGTGCTTACCTTGGGCGGCATGTTGGCGCCGGTGCTGGCGGGAATGGTGCTGGCGTATCTCATGCAGGGGCTGGTCACGACGCTGGAGCGCTTGCGGCTGCCCGGCACTGCGGCAGTCGGGCTGGTGTTTGCCCTGTTCATGGGCGTGCTGGTGGTGTTTATCGTGGTAATCGTGCCGTTGCTCTGGCACCAGTTGGTGACCTTGTTCAACGAGTTGCCGGGGATGCTCGCCAAGTGGCAATCCCTGCTATTGCTGCTACCTGAGCGTTATCCGCACCTGGTGTCCGATGAGCAGGTGTTGCAGACCATCGAAGTGGTGCGCGGCGAGATTGGCAAGTTCGGCCAATGGGCGCTGACGTTCTCGCTGTCCAGCCTGCCGCTTCTGGTCAACATCATGATCTACCTGGTGCTGGTACCGATCCTGGTGTTCTTCTTCCTCAAGGACCGGGAAATGATCGGGCGTTGGGTGCGTGGCTACCTGCCTCGTGAGCGGGCGCTGATCACCCGAGTGGCCCAGGAGATGAATCGGCAGATCGCCAATTACATTCGCGGAAAAGTCATCGAGATTTTCATCTGCGGCGGCGTGACCTATATCGGTTTCGTGACCATGGGGCTCAATTACGCCGCCCTGCTGGCGCTGCTGGTGGGCATTTCAGTGGTGGTGCCTTACGTCGGCACCGTGGTGGTGACCGTGCCGGTGGCCTTGATTGCGCTGTTCCAGTGGGGCTGGAGCGATCAGTTCATCTACCTGATGGCGGTCTACGGGATCATCCAGACCCTGGACGGCAACGTGCTGGTCCCGCTGCTGTTCTCCGAGGCGGTGAACCTGCATCCGGTGGCGATCATCTGTGCGGTGCTGCTGTTTGGCGGGCTGTGGGGGTTCTGGGGGGTGTTCTTTGCGATTCCCCTGGCGACGCTGTTCAAGGCGGTGCTGGATGCGTGGCCGAGCAAGGAGCCGGTTGTCGCGCCGTTGTTGTAG
- a CDS encoding M48 family metalloprotease, whose protein sequence is MTFLRPTLLTLACLLASPGFADDLPSLGDASSAIVSPEQEHQLGRAWLALLRSQVSQLNDPQLKDYVETSVYKLVETSQVNDRRLEFILINSPQLNAFAAPGGIVGVNGGLFLNAQTEGEYASVMAHELAHLSQRHFARGVEAQQRMQVPMMAALLAGIVIAAAGGGDAGIAAIAGTQAAAIQEQRRFSRQNEQEADRIGIQNLEKAGYDPRSMPTMFERLMRQYRFDARPPEFLLTHPVTESRIADTRNRAEQAKPGGIEDSVRYQLIRARVQLTYEETPGLGAKRFRAQLDENPKNDVARYGLAIAQIKGGQLNDARENLKPLLAKSPNEIIYNLAQVDLDITSNKLADAQSRVDRMLSQYPGNYPLNQVRVDLLLKQNRPADAEKALETLLKSRPDDPDIWYMVAETRGLSGNIIGLHQARAEYFALVGDYRQAIQQLDFAKRRAGTNFPLSSRIDARQRELMEQERMVKDMMG, encoded by the coding sequence ATGACATTTCTGCGCCCCACCCTGCTGACGCTCGCTTGCCTGCTTGCCTCACCGGGCTTCGCCGACGACTTGCCGTCACTTGGCGATGCCAGTTCTGCCATCGTCTCGCCAGAACAGGAGCACCAACTGGGCCGCGCCTGGCTGGCCCTGCTGCGCAGCCAGGTTTCACAGCTCAACGATCCACAGCTCAAGGACTACGTCGAAACCAGCGTCTACAAGCTGGTGGAAACCAGCCAGGTCAACGACCGGCGCCTGGAATTCATCCTGATCAACAGCCCGCAGCTCAACGCCTTCGCCGCACCGGGCGGCATCGTCGGGGTCAACGGCGGCCTGTTCCTCAACGCACAGACCGAAGGCGAATACGCTTCGGTCATGGCCCACGAACTGGCGCACTTGTCACAGCGCCACTTCGCCCGCGGCGTCGAAGCCCAGCAACGCATGCAGGTGCCGATGATGGCGGCACTGCTGGCTGGCATCGTGATTGCCGCCGCCGGTGGCGGTGACGCCGGGATCGCGGCCATCGCCGGAACCCAGGCCGCCGCCATTCAGGAACAACGGCGCTTCTCGCGCCAGAACGAACAGGAAGCCGATCGCATCGGTATCCAGAACCTCGAGAAGGCCGGCTACGACCCGCGGTCCATGCCAACCATGTTCGAGCGCCTGATGCGCCAGTACCGGTTCGACGCCAGGCCGCCGGAATTCCTGCTGACTCACCCGGTGACCGAATCGCGGATCGCCGATACCCGCAACCGCGCCGAACAGGCCAAGCCGGGCGGCATCGAAGACAGTGTGCGCTATCAACTGATTCGCGCGCGGGTCCAGCTGACCTACGAAGAAACCCCGGGCCTGGGCGCCAAGCGCTTCCGGGCACAGCTGGATGAGAACCCGAAGAACGACGTGGCCCGCTATGGCCTGGCGATCGCGCAAATCAAGGGCGGCCAGTTGAATGACGCACGGGAGAATCTCAAGCCGTTGCTGGCCAAATCGCCCAACGAGATCATCTACAACCTCGCCCAGGTGGACCTGGACATCACCAGCAACAAACTGGCCGACGCTCAATCCCGCGTCGACCGGATGCTGAGCCAGTACCCCGGCAACTATCCGCTGAACCAGGTACGCGTCGACCTGCTGCTCAAGCAGAACCGCCCCGCCGATGCCGAGAAAGCCCTGGAAACCTTGCTCAAGTCGCGCCCGGACGATCCGGACATCTGGTACATGGTGGCCGAGACCCGCGGGCTGTCAGGCAACATCATTGGCCTGCATCAGGCCCGTGCCGAGTACTTCGCCCTGGTGGGCGACTACCGTCAGGCCATCCAGCAACTGGACTTCGCCAAACGACGTGCCGGCACCAACTTCCCCCTGTCGTCGCGCATCGATGCCCGCCAGCGGGAACTCATGGAGCAGGAACGCATGGTCAAGGACATGATGGGCTGA
- a CDS encoding sulfurtransferase TusA family protein — protein sequence MTDAVAHDAELDASGLNCPLPLLKAKLELNRLASGSVLKVIATDAGSQRDFRTFARLAGHTLLREEDENGVYRYWLKKA from the coding sequence ATGACTGATGCTGTAGCCCACGATGCCGAACTGGACGCCAGCGGCCTGAATTGTCCGTTGCCGTTGCTCAAGGCCAAGCTGGAGCTCAACCGCCTGGCCAGCGGCAGTGTGCTCAAGGTCATCGCCACGGATGCGGGCTCGCAACGTGACTTTCGCACCTTCGCCCGATTGGCCGGTCATACGCTGCTGCGTGAAGAAGACGAAAACGGCGTCTACCGTTACTGGCTGAAAAAGGCCTGA
- a CDS encoding MBL fold metallo-hydrolase → MRFAVLGSGSQGNGTLVASAGTYVLVDCGFSLRETEKRLLRLGVHPAQLSAILVTHEHADHVHGVGLLSRRYNLPVYLSRGTLAGLRKPIEPAGFVVGGEQLRIGSLDISVVSVAHDAREPTQYVFSDGERRFGLLTDLGSYCDRVMDSYRDLDALMIESNHCRDMLARGYYPYFLKQRVGGEHGHLNNHQAAFLVAELGWQGLQHLVLAHLSSKNNLPQLARQCFVDTLGCDPDWLQLADQDSGLDWRHIA, encoded by the coding sequence ATGCGTTTCGCCGTTCTCGGCAGCGGTAGCCAGGGCAACGGCACGCTGGTCGCCAGCGCTGGTACGTACGTGTTGGTCGATTGTGGTTTCTCCCTGCGGGAAACCGAGAAACGCCTGTTGCGCCTGGGTGTGCACCCGGCGCAACTGAGCGCGATACTCGTGACCCACGAACATGCCGACCACGTGCATGGCGTGGGTTTGCTGTCTCGGCGCTACAATCTGCCGGTGTACCTGAGCCGTGGGACACTGGCAGGCCTGCGCAAGCCCATCGAGCCAGCCGGTTTCGTGGTCGGTGGCGAGCAACTGCGTATCGGTAGCCTGGACATCAGCGTGGTCAGTGTGGCGCACGATGCCCGGGAGCCGACGCAATATGTATTCAGCGACGGCGAGCGGCGCTTCGGGCTGCTCACCGACCTGGGGTCGTATTGCGACAGGGTGATGGACAGTTATCGGGACCTCGATGCATTGATGATCGAGTCCAACCACTGCCGTGACATGCTGGCCCGTGGTTACTACCCCTACTTCCTCAAGCAGCGGGTAGGCGGGGAGCACGGACATTTGAACAACCACCAGGCCGCGTTCCTGGTGGCCGAGTTGGGCTGGCAAGGCCTGCAACACCTGGTCCTGGCCCATCTGAGCAGCAAGAACAACCTGCCGCAGCTGGCCCGGCAATGTTTCGTCGACACCCTCGGGTGCGACCCGGACTGGCTGCAACTGGCCGATCAAGATTCAGGGCTCGACTGGCGACATATCGCCTAG
- a CDS encoding glycine cleavage system protein R — MSTPTVREQFLVISALGANPMELTNVLCRASHENRCAVVTSRLTRHGECSALVLEISGSWDALARLEGGLPVLAKKHAFTVNVVRSAALENRPQALPYVAYVSSAYRPDIINELCQFFMDHHVELENLTCDTYQAPQTGGTMLNATFTVTLPAGTQISWLRDQFLDFADAMNLDALIEPWRPQNPM, encoded by the coding sequence ATGTCCACCCCCACAGTCCGCGAACAATTCCTTGTTATCAGTGCCCTTGGCGCCAACCCCATGGAGCTGACTAACGTCCTGTGCCGCGCCAGCCATGAAAATCGCTGCGCCGTCGTAACCTCACGCCTGACCCGTCATGGCGAATGCAGTGCACTCGTGCTGGAGATCTCCGGCAGCTGGGACGCCCTGGCGCGCCTGGAAGGCGGCCTGCCGGTGCTGGCCAAGAAGCATGCCTTTACCGTCAACGTCGTGCGCAGCGCCGCCCTGGAGAACCGTCCACAGGCCCTGCCCTACGTGGCCTACGTGAGCTCGGCCTACCGTCCGGACATCATCAACGAGCTGTGCCAGTTCTTCATGGACCATCACGTCGAGCTGGAAAACCTGACCTGCGACACCTACCAGGCCCCGCAGACCGGCGGCACCATGCTCAACGCCACGTTCACCGTGACCCTGCCCGCCGGCACCCAGATCAGTTGGCTGCGCGATCAGTTCCTGGACTTCGCCGATGCGATGAACCTGGATGCCCTGATCGAACCGTGGCGCCCACAAAACCCAATGTAA
- the purC gene encoding phosphoribosylaminoimidazolesuccinocarboxamide synthase, with the protein MEKREELYRGKAKSVYKTDDADRLILLFRNDTSAFDGKRIEQLDRKGMVNNKFNAFIMQKLEAAGVPTQFDKLLGDNECLVKKLDMIPVECVVRNYAAGSLVKRLGVEEGMKLNPYTFELFLKDDAKGDPFINESHVVAFGWGTTEQLARMKELSLKVNEVLTKLFDDAGLLLVDFKLEFGVFSDGSIVLGDEFSPDGCRLWDKDTKKKMDKDRFRQGLGDVIEAYEEVAQRLGVPL; encoded by the coding sequence ATGGAAAAACGTGAAGAACTCTACCGCGGCAAAGCCAAGTCGGTTTACAAGACCGACGACGCTGACCGCTTGATCCTGCTGTTTCGCAACGACACCTCGGCGTTCGACGGCAAGCGCATCGAACAGCTGGACCGCAAGGGCATGGTGAACAACAAGTTCAACGCCTTCATCATGCAAAAACTCGAAGCCGCCGGCGTGCCGACCCAGTTCGACAAGCTGCTGGGCGACAACGAATGCCTGGTCAAGAAGCTGGACATGATCCCGGTCGAATGCGTCGTGCGTAACTACGCCGCCGGCAGCCTGGTCAAGCGCCTGGGTGTGGAAGAGGGTATGAAACTCAACCCTTACACCTTCGAGCTGTTCCTGAAGGACGACGCCAAGGGCGACCCGTTCATCAACGAATCCCACGTCGTGGCATTCGGTTGGGGCACCACCGAGCAACTGGCCCGCATGAAGGAATTGTCCCTCAAGGTCAATGAAGTGCTGACCAAGCTGTTCGACGACGCCGGCCTGCTGCTGGTGGACTTCAAGCTTGAGTTCGGCGTGTTCAGCGACGGTTCCATCGTCCTGGGCGACGAATTCAGCCCGGACGGCTGCCGCCTGTGGGACAAGGACACCAAGAAGAAGATGGACAAGGACCGCTTCCGCCAGGGCCTCGGTGACGTCATCGAAGCCTACGAAGAAGTCGCCCAGCGCCTGGGTGTACCGCTGTAA
- a CDS encoding sigma-E factor negative regulatory protein, translated as MSREALQESLSAVMDNEADELELRRVLNAFDDVETRETWARYQIARAVMHKDLLLPRLDIAAAVSAALADEAVPAKASRGPWRSLGRLAVAASVTVAVLAGVRLYNQDEIAGVQMAQQSNQPGLVAPQVKGPAVLAGYSEGSETAGPMVNGVLQGQPGWHDQRLPNYLRQHAQQAALKGTESALPYARAASLENR; from the coding sequence ATGAGTCGTGAAGCCCTGCAGGAATCGCTGTCCGCAGTTATGGACAACGAAGCGGACGAACTTGAATTGCGTCGGGTATTGAATGCCTTCGACGATGTTGAAACACGTGAGACCTGGGCTCGTTACCAGATCGCCCGGGCTGTCATGCACAAGGATTTGCTGCTTCCACGCCTGGACATCGCTGCGGCCGTTTCTGCTGCATTGGCTGACGAAGCCGTACCGGCAAAAGCTTCACGCGGACCATGGCGTAGCCTGGGACGTCTGGCGGTAGCCGCGTCGGTCACCGTTGCCGTACTGGCCGGTGTGCGCCTGTACAACCAGGATGAGATTGCCGGCGTGCAAATGGCGCAGCAGTCCAACCAGCCTGGCTTGGTCGCTCCACAGGTCAAGGGTCCAGCGGTATTGGCCGGCTACAGCGAAGGTTCGGAAACCGCAGGCCCGATGGTCAACGGTGTGCTGCAAGGCCAGCCTGGCTGGCATGATCAGCGTCTGCCCAACTACCTGCGTCAGCATGCCCAGCAAGCTGCCTTGAAAGGTACCGAAAGCGCGCTGCCTTACGCCCGTGCCGCCAGCCTGGAAAACCGTTAA
- a CDS encoding DegQ family serine endoprotease — protein sequence MSIPRLKTYLSIFATVLVLGQAVPAVAVELPDFTQLVEQASPAVVNISTTQKLPDRRVSDQQMPDLEGLPPMLREFFERGMPQQPRSPGGGRQREAQSLGSGFIISPDGYILTNNHVIADADEILVRLADRSELKAKLIGTDPRSDVALLKIEGKDLPVLKLGKSQDLKAGQWVVAIGSPFGFDHTVTQGIVSAIGRSLPNENYVPFIQTDVPINPGNSGGPLFNLNGEVVGINSQIYTRSGGFMGVSFAIPIDVAMDVSNQLKSEGKVSRGWLGVVIQEVNKDLAESFGLDKPAGALVAQIQEGGPAAKGGLQVGDVILSMNGQPIVMSADLPHLVGALKAGAKANLEVIREGKRKNVELTVGAIPEEGKELDSLPKSGVERSSNRLGVAVAELTEEQKRTLELQGGVVIKEVQDGPAALIGLQPGDIITHLNNQAIGSAKEFTDIAKALPKNRSVSMRVLRQGRASFITFKLAE from the coding sequence ATGTCGATACCACGCTTGAAAACCTATCTCTCCATTTTTGCCACCGTGCTTGTGCTCGGCCAGGCCGTTCCTGCCGTGGCGGTCGAATTGCCTGACTTCACACAACTGGTCGAGCAGGCTTCACCCGCCGTGGTGAACATCAGCACGACCCAGAAGCTGCCGGATCGCCGTGTATCGGACCAGCAGATGCCGGACCTGGAAGGCTTGCCGCCGATGCTGCGGGAGTTCTTCGAGCGTGGCATGCCACAACAGCCCCGTTCACCCGGCGGTGGTCGTCAGCGCGAAGCCCAGTCCCTGGGGTCGGGCTTCATCATTTCACCTGATGGCTACATCCTGACCAACAACCATGTGATCGCCGATGCCGACGAAATCCTGGTTCGCCTGGCCGACCGCAGCGAGCTCAAGGCCAAGCTGATCGGCACCGACCCACGTTCCGACGTGGCGCTGTTGAAAATCGAGGGCAAGGACCTGCCGGTGCTCAAGCTGGGCAAATCCCAGGACCTGAAAGCCGGCCAATGGGTCGTTGCCATCGGTTCGCCGTTCGGCTTCGACCACACCGTGACCCAGGGTATTGTCAGCGCCATCGGTCGCAGCCTGCCGAACGAAAACTACGTGCCGTTCATCCAGACCGACGTACCGATCAACCCGGGTAACTCCGGTGGCCCGCTGTTCAACCTCAACGGTGAAGTGGTCGGCATCAATTCCCAGATCTACACCCGTTCGGGCGGCTTCATGGGCGTGTCCTTCGCGATTCCGATCGACGTTGCCATGGACGTGTCCAACCAACTGAAGAGCGAAGGCAAGGTCAGCCGTGGCTGGTTGGGTGTGGTGATCCAGGAAGTGAACAAGGACCTGGCCGAGTCGTTCGGGCTGGATAAACCCGCCGGTGCGCTGGTGGCGCAGATCCAGGAAGGTGGCCCGGCTGCCAAGGGCGGTCTGCAAGTGGGTGACGTGATTCTGAGCATGAATGGTCAGCCGATCGTCATGTCCGCCGACCTGCCGCACCTGGTGGGAGCCCTCAAGGCTGGCGCCAAGGCCAATCTGGAAGTGATTCGCGAGGGCAAGCGCAAGAATGTCGAGTTGACCGTCGGGGCCATTCCTGAAGAGGGCAAGGAGCTGGATTCGCTGCCCAAGTCCGGCGTCGAGCGCAGCAGCAACCGCCTGGGCGTGGCGGTGGCCGAGCTGACCGAAGAGCAGAAGCGCACCCTGGAGCTCCAGGGCGGTGTGGTGATCAAGGAAGTGCAGGACGGTCCTGCCGCGTTGATCGGTCTCCAGCCGGGCGACATCATCACGCACCTGAACAACCAGGCCATCGGTTCGGCCAAGGAATTCACCGACATTGCCAAGGCATTGCCGAAGAATCGTTCAGTGTCGATGCGAGTCCTGCGCCAGGGGCGTGCGAGCTTCATCACCTTCAAGCTGGCCGAATGA